Genomic segment of Paenibacillus polymyxa:
GGGTAGCCTATCTCGACTTGGCGGGAAGCGGCAACGAGACAAGCGCCCACATTATCGAGAACGGACGGGTAACAATCATGTTTTGTGCATTTGAGGGCGCTCCCAGTGTACTAAAGCTCTATGGTACTGGTACCGTCGCGCTGCCCGATACTAAGCAATGGAATGAACTGTACCCTCTCTTCAAACCGCTTCCCGGTGCAAGACAAATCATTGTTGTGGACGTTCACATGGTGCAGAATTCATGTGGTTTTGCGGTTCCCTTTATGACATACACGAGCGAACGGGAAAAGCTGAAGGAAGTCTCGATTCAGATGGGAGAAGAAGCACTTAAAAAATATGCCTATGAGAAAAATCTGGAGAGTATTGACGTTTTGCCGACAGCGTTTGCCTTTAACAAAAGCAATATAAATTAGACACCTTACACACCTAAAAATAATTGACTACTCAAAAACCGGAACCTTCTGTTTATCACATCAGAAGGTTCCGGTTTTTGGGCTTACCTTAGTCTACCTTTTCAAGTTTTGCTCTAAAAATGTCAAGATGGTGTTCGCTAATAACTCCGGTGCCTCGAACAGGCTCATGTGACCTGTTTCCGGTAGGGTAACCTGAGTTACTCCGGCCCGATCTGTTGTAAACGTCCGCGCTGGAGGAACCGCCTGATCCTGCTCACCCGCTACTAAAAGGGCTGGCAATGCAGAAGCCGACAACACATCCCGCCGATCAGTACGCTCGCGCATAGCCAGTGATGCTCCGACGGCTCCTTGTGGTGGTGTTTTGTAGCCAATTTCTTTGACTTTAAGTAATTGGCTGGACATTGACTTCACATGATCAAGAGCAAACAGTCCCGGTACGAGTCCATCTACAAAGGTCGTAATCCCCTCCGTTTGGATGGTGGATACAGCCTTATTCCGCTTTTCTTTACCTTCATCCGTATCTGCATATGCTGTGGAATGAATCAGTCCAAAGGCTGTCAGGCGTTCTGCATGTCTCTGCACTGCCGAAAGGGCAAGATAGCCTCCTAGGGAGTGACCAAACCAGGCAGCCTGAGGAATGTCCAATTGTTCTTGAAGTTTAAGCACATCATCTGCCATTTGATCAATAGTATAGGCTCCTAGTGGAGCATCGCTGCGTCCGTGTCCACGCAAGTCTGGAACAATACAACGATAGCTTTGGGATAGCAAGGGAACAACCTCATCCCAGTAGGAAGAGCTTCCGCAAAATCCGTGCAATAGAATGATCGGATCTCCTTTTCCCTGTTCGGCATAGCAGATCGTCGTTCCTTCGCATAATACCTTTTCCATGTGGAACCCTTCCTTCTCTGTATATAATCTATTGGATCTGAATATATTAGTGAGTAGAACATGCTGATGTATATTATTAAGCAGACCATCAATATCTGAAACGGTAACCCTCTGGAAAATCTTGCAAATCTGTTTTTAAACCAAATTCATAAGCCGCCGCATTAGCAATATGCGCAGCCATGGTCATGACCAAGTGAAGCGACGTCATTTGGAGTGTCCAATAGGGTTTGGGACTGCGCTCATTCACAATCGCTGCAACACTATAATGACCAACAGACGGCAGAGACAGCCCCACCGATCGCGCAGGAGTTAGCGGTTCACGCGCAATAAGAAACATTCCCGTTGAGCCGTGCTGTCCAAGACAAGCATCTATGGCGATCACATGATGATCTTGGGGAATGCACTCCAAGTATGAAACCAGATGATCTGCATCACAGGGCTCCGTCATTGTGCCAATCACGTGCGGAAAACCTTGCTCCTTGAGCATGGTGCCTACCAGTGGCCCGAGTGAATCACCCGATGAGCGATCTGTACCGATGCAAACAAAAGTCAACTTATCTATAGCATGCTGATGATGAATTTCTCGGAAAAACGGCGCGAGTCCATCTCGATCTGTTTTCTTTACATTATGTTCTAAGGACGAGCGACCGGGTGCGGAAGCTCGATTATACAAAGACAACTTTGTCCATCCTCCTTGATTCGGTTGTATATCAGTAATCTGGCTTTCAGTACATTCTACAACAAAAACATGATACAATACAGGCAACTTCCCCTGTTATGAAAGGATGGAAAATTAACGATGGATTTGTCTGTACCGTCTCATGCCAACATTGAGTATATGATTGAGGGTATTAAAACCAAGCTCCGTATGGCGAGTGGTGCTGCTATGCAGGCATCCGCTTTCTCGCTGGAGCAATACGAGGACATCCATGATGTCTATGATATGGTGATAAGCAAGCCTAACCTGAGCATTTCAGAGGTTGAAGCTATTGTTTCTGAACTGGGTAGATTGCGTAAGTCCTCCTGAATTAGCTTATAGGAATACAGCTCAGCTGTATTACAACCTATCATCATGAACAACAGCCTTCATGATAGTGGCCCTGTCAGCGTAAATAAAGCTCGTATCTCCGCTCGTCTCAACAGACGTGCACCGGGATACGAGCTTTATTTTTTCGAATGCATATGCGCATTTTCATACACTTCTTCACTCACTCAAGGATACTTCAAGGCAAATCCGCTAACACCAGTTCAGATATATCCTCATTGCCTGTAGCTCGTATCTTTAAGTTACAGCTTTTTTGAATTCGCGCGGCATCGCCAGGCCCTAACTGAAAATCCCCATCCTGGCACGTAACTTCCACATGACCGTTAACTACATAGATGTGGGTGCGGCGCTCCTCTTGCTGCGGATATTCAAGCTGCTGTCCTTTTTCCAATCTGCTCAGATACAGATTTATATCCTGCGCGATGGATAACGCCCCCTCCACTTCTGAACCAGACACAACAGGCTGAAGCCGATTTAGACGTTCACTGTGCTTGAATCTTTGCACCTGATAAGAAGGCTGAATGCCAGGACTCTCGGGTAAAAACCACATTTGCAAAAAACGAACCGGTCTTTCATCCCCAGTATTTCGCTCTTCATGTTCAATTCCGGTGCCTGCACTCAGAACCTGGATCGAGCCGCTTTTCAAATCCTGCTCATGTCCTAAGCTGTCGCTATGATGCAATTGGCCTTCAATCACGTAGGTGACGATTTCCAAATCGTGATGCGGATGTCTTTTGAAGCCTTGCTGCGGTTCAAGCTCGTTATCATTATGGGCTAGCATACAGCCAAAATGGGCATTGCTCGGATCTTCATAATCGGCAAACGAAAAGCTAAACTCACTATGAATCCACCCTTTATTTGAGGTATGTCTTTCTGCCGATGTCACTATTTTAATCATCCTTAACACCTCCATGGATTACAGTTCCGTAAAGCAGCTTTGCTTCGTGATGACTATTCCACTTCCGGCCCTGGCATTACAAACGCTGTGATACGATCCCTTTACCCCGGGCTTATATGCCTCAATCAGCCTGTCGTCTCCGTCGGGTTTTGCTCTTAAGTTCATTATTAGTTAAGTTAATAGTACGAAAAATTGAATCTATCATAGCCATAAGGAGGAGATTTATTACATATGCTATCTCATGAACCCCAACCATCCCGG
This window contains:
- a CDS encoding pyridoxamine 5'-phosphate oxidase family protein, whose product is MGKQFSSILPEHQEFIQRQHIFFVGSAPLSKTGHVNLSPKGYDSFRILSDQRVAYLDLAGSGNETSAHIIENGRVTIMFCAFEGAPSVLKLYGTGTVALPDTKQWNELYPLFKPLPGARQIIVVDVHMVQNSCGFAVPFMTYTSEREKLKEVSIQMGEEALKKYAYEKNLESIDVLPTAFAFNKSNIN
- a CDS encoding alpha/beta fold hydrolase, with product MEKVLCEGTTICYAEQGKGDPIILLHGFCGSSSYWDEVVPLLSQSYRCIVPDLRGHGRSDAPLGAYTIDQMADDVLKLQEQLDIPQAAWFGHSLGGYLALSAVQRHAERLTAFGLIHSTAYADTDEGKEKRNKAVSTIQTEGITTFVDGLVPGLFALDHVKSMSSQLLKVKEIGYKTPPQGAVGASLAMRERTDRRDVLSASALPALLVAGEQDQAVPPARTFTTDRAGVTQVTLPETGHMSLFEAPELLANTILTFLEQNLKR
- the yyaC gene encoding spore protease YyaC yields the protein MSLYNRASAPGRSSLEHNVKKTDRDGLAPFFREIHHQHAIDKLTFVCIGTDRSSGDSLGPLVGTMLKEQGFPHVIGTMTEPCDADHLVSYLECIPQDHHVIAIDACLGQHGSTGMFLIAREPLTPARSVGLSLPSVGHYSVAAIVNERSPKPYWTLQMTSLHLVMTMAAHIANAAAYEFGLKTDLQDFPEGYRFRY
- a CDS encoding DUF1128 domain-containing protein; its protein translation is MDLSVPSHANIEYMIEGIKTKLRMASGAAMQASAFSLEQYEDIHDVYDMVISKPNLSISEVEAIVSELGRLRKSS
- a CDS encoding pirin family protein; amino-acid sequence: MIKIVTSAERHTSNKGWIHSEFSFSFADYEDPSNAHFGCMLAHNDNELEPQQGFKRHPHHDLEIVTYVIEGQLHHSDSLGHEQDLKSGSIQVLSAGTGIEHEERNTGDERPVRFLQMWFLPESPGIQPSYQVQRFKHSERLNRLQPVVSGSEVEGALSIAQDINLYLSRLEKGQQLEYPQQEERRTHIYVVNGHVEVTCQDGDFQLGPGDAARIQKSCNLKIRATGNEDISELVLADLP